In Humulus lupulus chromosome 6, drHumLupu1.1, whole genome shotgun sequence, a single genomic region encodes these proteins:
- the LOC133785406 gene encoding zinc finger BED domain-containing protein RICESLEEPER 2-like, with translation MNPNPNASPSVTTYSFDLELGRKKLAQMIILHEYPLSMVEHSGFIDYSNTLCPMFKMLSRNTIRSDILKMYKVEKEKCSQNLEKNRSRIAITTDMWTANHQKRGYMTVTAHFIDDSWKLHSRIISFKYVPCPHDAVTLTDTLSSCLSEWNIEDKISTVTVDNCTTNDAMIPLLKEKFNSNCFILKGKLLHMCCCAHILNLIVKDGLPVIGDSIDKIRDSVAYWSGTPKRYEKFEDTARSLEVTCTTKLSVDCQRRWNSTTKLSVDCQRRWNSTYLMLNIALLYNRVRKLCYELLEEYSFKFPNLRERSQQMDSVSASSQTQIDDLSNFDTYVRVAYGVENVKSELELYLEEKLIPRTDEFFDICNYWKVTGLKYPVLNMIAKDIFVVPISTIASESTFSTVCRHVGSH, from the exons ATGAATCCTAATCCTAATGCAAGTCCTTCAGTCACAACTTACAGTTTTGATCTTGAACTAGGGAGAAAAAAGTTAGCTCAAATGATCATTCTACATGAATACCCTTTATCGATGGTTGAGCATAGTGGTTTTATAGACTATTCAAATACTCTTTGCCCTATGTTTAAAATGTTGTCAAGGAATACAATTAGGTCTGATATTTTGAAAATGTACAAGGTTGAGAAGGAAAAATGTAGCCAAAATTTGGAGAAGAATAGAAGTAGAATAGCTATAACCACTGATATGTGGACTGCCAATCATCAAAAGAGGGGATATATGACTGTGACAGCTCATTTCATAGATGACTCTTGGAAGTTGCATAGTAGGATTATAAGTTTTAAGTATGTACCATGCCCACATGATGCTGTAACACTTACTGATACATTGAGTTCGTGTCTGTCTGAATGGAATATTGAAGACAAGATTAGTACAGTGACTGTGGATAATTGTACAACTAACGATGCAATGATTCCACTTTTGAAGGAAAAATTTAATTCTAACTGTTTCATTTTAAAAGGAAAGCTACTTCACATGTGTTGTTGTGCGCATATTTTGAATCTTATTGTCAAGGATGGCTTGCCTGTTATTGGTGATAGCATTGACAAGATTCGAGACAGTGTTGCTTATTGGTCGGGCACACCAAAGAGGTATGAGAAATTTGAGGACACTGCTCGTTCTCTTGAAGTGACATGTACTACAAAGTTATCAGTTGATTGTCAAAGAAGGTGGAATTCAACTACAAAGTTATCAGTTGATTGTCAAAGAAGGTGGAATTCAACATACTTGATGCTCAACATAGCTTTATTGTACAATAGA GTCCGCAAGCTTTGTTATGAGCTACTAGAAGAGTACAGTTTTAAGTTTCCTAATCTTAGAGAAAGAAGTCAGCAAATGGATAGTGTATCAGCATCTTCTCAAACACAAATAGATGATCTATCTAACTTTGACACATATGTTAGAGTTGCATATGGTGTAGAGAATGTGAAGTCAGAGTTAGAACTCTATTTGGAAGAGAAATTGATACCTAGGACTGATGAGTTCTTTGATATATGCAATTATTGGAAAGTAACAGGACTCAAATATCCTGTGTTGAATATGATTGCCAAAGATATATTTGTTGTGCCTATTAGCACCATTGCTTCGGAATCTACATTCAGTACTGTCTGTAGACATGTGGGTTCACACTGA